The Gemmata palustris genome includes a region encoding these proteins:
- a CDS encoding sirohydrochlorin chelatase, which produces MPTALLLIAHGSRRPEANADLEFVASALRERGRYPVVRVSYLELAEPNIETGGTHCVEAGATDVILLPYFLSPGIHVAEDLTEARDTLSARFPDVRFVLAEPLGRHPLLVDVVEQRAGESLGGRPA; this is translated from the coding sequence GTGCCAACCGCGCTCTTACTCATCGCACACGGCAGCCGCCGGCCCGAGGCGAACGCCGATCTGGAGTTCGTCGCGTCCGCTCTGCGCGAGCGCGGGCGGTACCCCGTCGTTCGCGTGTCGTACCTGGAACTGGCCGAACCGAACATCGAAACCGGCGGCACGCACTGCGTGGAAGCCGGCGCAACAGACGTGATCTTGCTGCCGTATTTTCTTTCGCCCGGTATCCACGTCGCCGAAGACCTGACCGAAGCACGCGACACGTTGAGCGCGCGCTTCCCCGACGTGCGGTTCGTGCTCGCGGAACCGCTGGGCCGGCACCCGCTGCTGGTCGACGTGGTGGAACAGCGGGCGGGTGAATCGCTGGGCGGACGGCCGGCGTGA
- a CDS encoding NADP-dependent methylenetetrahydromethanopterin/methylenetetrahydrofolate dehydrogenase — MSEKPTILVQLDTDPLPSVFDRVVAVDAGVQHIFSYGGVTPQNVMPLVHGCIFTRGGADLRRTAIFVGGSDVTAGEAVLAEVKKHLIPQYGLSVSLVLDSNGSNTTAAAAVRAAGRHLDLSRASSLVLGGTGPVGQRVARLLARAGGNVRLGSRQKERAEAVCAVIRAHVPGADIQAVSVASSSDAPTALDGRNLVVAAGAAGAVLLPKKLRLACKSLKVAIDLNGVPPAGIEGVELPDKGADRDGHVCYGALGVGGTKMKVHRAAINKLFESNNAVLDIEEVYSLALQLP; from the coding sequence ATGTCCGAAAAACCCACGATCCTCGTTCAACTCGATACCGACCCGCTCCCGAGCGTGTTCGACCGCGTCGTCGCGGTGGACGCGGGGGTTCAGCACATTTTTAGCTACGGCGGGGTGACCCCACAGAACGTGATGCCCCTCGTTCACGGCTGCATTTTCACGCGCGGCGGGGCCGATCTCCGGCGGACCGCGATCTTCGTCGGCGGGTCCGACGTGACCGCGGGCGAAGCGGTGCTCGCGGAGGTCAAGAAGCACCTCATCCCGCAGTACGGGCTGAGCGTGTCACTGGTGCTCGATTCCAACGGCTCGAACACCACCGCCGCGGCCGCCGTGCGCGCGGCCGGTCGGCACCTCGATCTGAGCCGCGCGAGTTCGCTCGTTCTCGGCGGCACGGGACCGGTCGGCCAGCGGGTCGCGCGCCTTTTGGCGCGGGCGGGCGGGAACGTTCGCCTCGGTTCGCGGCAGAAAGAGCGGGCGGAAGCGGTGTGCGCCGTGATCCGCGCGCACGTCCCCGGGGCGGACATTCAGGCCGTGAGCGTGGCCTCCAGTTCCGACGCCCCGACCGCGCTCGACGGGCGCAACCTGGTGGTCGCTGCGGGCGCCGCGGGCGCGGTGCTGCTCCCCAAAAAGCTCCGGCTCGCGTGCAAGTCACTGAAGGTGGCGATCGACCTGAACGGCGTCCCGCCGGCGGGCATTGAGGGCGTCGAACTCCCGGACAAGGGCGCGGATCGCGACGGCCACGTTTGCTACGGCGCGCTCGGGGTCGGCGGTACCAAGATGAAGGTCCACCGCGCCGCGATCAACAAGCTCTTCGAGTCCAACAACGCGGTGCTGGACATTGAAGAGGTGTACAGTCTCGCGCTGCAACTCCCGTAA
- a CDS encoding DUF1464 family protein encodes MSRVAGCDPGTSSLDMIALEGGRVVAQVSIEPDELRADPTVPVQWLRAEGPFDLIAGPSGYGLPLVRAADCTDAQLDLMTLVRPDERGAKGVGGFSAMVRALRDSGLPVTFLPGVIHLPTVPAHRKLNKIDLGTADKLCVAALALAQHNRDEPALVVEFGSAFTALMVLKGKQIVDGLGGTCGPLGARSGGAWDGETAYLLAPLQKADLFRGGVADVPDRETGRAAFRESFCKAVYGLLNVHGCQDVYYSGSLLRSDSDLVQQALGELPQSFFKFHYAGDLPGAWVKHAAQGAALIAEGLCGGTFAPLIDSLKLREASGTVLDWFAHPRAADVRGAFGLGERPA; translated from the coding sequence ATGTCACGTGTAGCCGGCTGCGACCCTGGAACGTCCTCGCTCGACATGATCGCGCTCGAGGGCGGGCGCGTCGTGGCCCAGGTGAGCATCGAACCGGACGAACTGCGTGCCGACCCGACCGTCCCCGTCCAGTGGCTCCGTGCCGAGGGACCGTTCGATCTCATCGCGGGGCCGTCGGGTTACGGGCTGCCACTCGTGCGCGCTGCGGACTGCACCGACGCGCAACTCGATTTGATGACGCTGGTGCGGCCCGACGAGCGCGGCGCGAAGGGCGTCGGCGGGTTCTCCGCAATGGTCCGCGCGCTGCGCGATTCCGGGCTGCCCGTGACGTTCCTGCCCGGCGTGATTCACCTCCCGACCGTGCCCGCTCACCGGAAATTGAACAAGATCGACCTCGGCACCGCGGACAAATTGTGCGTCGCAGCCCTGGCACTCGCGCAACACAATCGCGACGAGCCGGCCCTCGTCGTGGAGTTCGGGTCCGCGTTCACCGCACTGATGGTGTTAAAGGGCAAGCAGATCGTGGACGGGCTGGGCGGAACGTGCGGGCCGCTCGGCGCGCGGAGCGGTGGGGCGTGGGACGGCGAAACCGCGTACCTCCTTGCGCCGCTCCAGAAAGCGGACCTCTTCCGCGGGGGAGTGGCTGATGTGCCCGACCGCGAAACGGGCCGCGCCGCGTTCCGCGAATCGTTCTGCAAGGCGGTGTACGGCCTACTCAACGTCCACGGCTGTCAGGACGTGTACTACAGCGGCAGTCTGCTCCGCAGCGATTCGGACCTCGTGCAGCAGGCCCTCGGCGAATTGCCGCAAAGCTTTTTCAAATTCCACTACGCGGGCGATCTCCCCGGCGCGTGGGTGAAGCACGCGGCGCAGGGCGCCGCGCTGATCGCCGAGGGGCTGTGCGGCGGCACGTTCGCTCCGCTCATTGACTCACTCAAACTGCGCGAAGCGAGCGGCACCGTGTTGGATTGGTTCGCGCACCCGCGTGCGGCAGACGTGCGGGGGGCGTTCGGCCTGGGCGAACGGCCGGCGTGA
- a CDS encoding DUF1549 domain-containing protein — MPRFSYLLTAALVGVSPAASVAGEVPSFTADVMPLLTKAGCNQGACHGKGAGQNGFRLSLRGFAPDQDYKWITREFSGRRLDRTHPEESLLLRKATAETPHEGGRLFSTTSREYKLLLDWLRAGYPGPDKNEAKISKLELTPSAQVLKPGEAVQLVATATFTDGTTRDVTWLTKFDSNDPAYLEVSAAGRAKAVRNGASAVRAMYLTEVAVTVFSMPFDRPIDEKRFAAGNNFVDTHVAAKLKELRIEPSDLCTDDEFIRRAFLDALGALPTPAEVTAFGADPDPKKREKLVDAILARSEFNDYWALQLGDLFQNRKERDHDVRGTKGVRQFHDWLRKQVAANRAWDDIARDILTATGSNVDNPAVGYFIVTVGEQRHGENSEAPESIAQAFLGTRIGCAKCHNHPLERYTQDDFFHFAAYFSRVKLDRTEAKMGPTRLNVSHPDQNQNKNPVGVSQPRTGAFMRPQPLDRTAGDVKPGDDPRVALAKWITDPNNEYFAGAMVNRVWRHYMGVGLVEPVDDLRATNPPTNPALWKALNKEFVGKKFDLRALMRVILTSRTYQLSSSTRPGNETDARFYSHYYARRLPAEVLLDAISDATGVPERFDGYPIGVRAAQVPDPGSTSYFLRAFGRSERVTACACERVGDVNLPNVLHLICGETVTNKVGNGNGWLAKRLKDEKDDAKLLDELFLRAYARKASAEETAKVTELLKDKDTSRDELYRDVFWALLNSKEFLFNR, encoded by the coding sequence ATGCCCCGGTTCTCGTACCTGCTCACCGCAGCGCTCGTCGGCGTTTCACCCGCCGCGTCGGTTGCGGGAGAAGTACCCTCGTTTACCGCAGATGTAATGCCTCTGCTGACGAAGGCCGGGTGCAACCAGGGCGCGTGCCACGGAAAAGGGGCCGGCCAGAACGGGTTCCGGCTGTCGCTCCGCGGGTTCGCGCCGGACCAGGACTACAAGTGGATCACGCGCGAGTTCAGCGGCCGCCGGCTCGACCGCACGCACCCGGAAGAGAGCTTGCTCCTGCGCAAAGCGACCGCGGAGACGCCGCACGAGGGCGGGCGCCTCTTCTCTACCACGAGCCGCGAATACAAACTCCTGCTCGACTGGCTCCGGGCCGGCTACCCCGGTCCGGACAAGAACGAAGCGAAAATCAGCAAACTCGAACTCACTCCATCGGCCCAGGTACTCAAGCCGGGGGAGGCGGTACAACTCGTCGCGACCGCCACGTTCACCGATGGCACCACCCGCGACGTGACCTGGCTCACCAAGTTCGATTCCAACGATCCGGCTTATCTCGAAGTATCGGCGGCGGGGCGAGCGAAGGCGGTCCGAAACGGCGCGAGCGCGGTGCGCGCGATGTACCTCACCGAAGTGGCCGTCACGGTGTTCAGCATGCCGTTCGATCGCCCCATCGACGAGAAACGGTTCGCCGCGGGCAACAACTTCGTCGATACGCACGTCGCGGCCAAACTCAAGGAACTCCGCATCGAACCGAGCGATCTCTGCACCGACGATGAGTTCATCCGGCGCGCGTTTCTTGACGCGCTGGGCGCCTTGCCCACACCGGCCGAAGTGACCGCGTTCGGCGCGGACCCGGACCCGAAGAAGCGCGAAAAGCTGGTGGACGCGATCCTCGCGCGCTCGGAATTCAACGACTACTGGGCACTGCAACTGGGCGACCTGTTTCAGAACCGCAAGGAGCGCGACCACGACGTGCGCGGAACGAAGGGCGTGCGGCAGTTCCACGACTGGCTGCGGAAGCAGGTCGCGGCGAACCGGGCCTGGGACGATATCGCGCGCGACATCCTGACTGCGACCGGCTCGAACGTCGACAACCCCGCGGTCGGGTACTTCATCGTCACGGTCGGCGAGCAGCGGCACGGCGAAAACTCGGAAGCGCCCGAATCGATCGCCCAAGCGTTCCTCGGGACGCGCATCGGCTGCGCGAAGTGCCACAACCACCCGCTCGAACGGTACACGCAGGACGATTTCTTTCACTTCGCCGCGTACTTCAGTCGCGTGAAGCTCGACCGCACTGAGGCGAAGATGGGGCCGACGCGGTTGAACGTCAGCCACCCGGACCAGAACCAAAACAAGAACCCGGTCGGGGTGAGTCAGCCGCGGACGGGTGCGTTCATGCGCCCGCAACCGCTGGACCGTACCGCGGGCGATGTGAAACCCGGTGACGACCCGCGCGTCGCGCTCGCAAAGTGGATCACCGATCCGAACAACGAGTATTTCGCCGGCGCAATGGTGAACCGCGTCTGGCGGCACTACATGGGCGTGGGGTTAGTGGAGCCGGTTGATGACCTGCGCGCGACCAACCCGCCGACGAACCCGGCGCTGTGGAAGGCGCTCAACAAGGAGTTCGTGGGGAAGAAGTTCGATCTGCGTGCGCTGATGCGCGTGATCCTCACGTCGCGCACCTACCAGCTCTCCAGTTCGACGCGCCCGGGGAACGAAACGGATGCGCGGTTCTATTCCCACTACTACGCCCGCCGGTTGCCCGCAGAGGTACTGCTCGACGCGATCAGCGACGCGACCGGCGTACCCGAGCGCTTCGACGGTTACCCGATCGGCGTGCGAGCCGCACAAGTGCCCGATCCCGGTTCGACATCATACTTCCTCCGCGCGTTCGGGCGGAGTGAGCGCGTGACCGCGTGCGCGTGCGAGCGCGTGGGTGACGTGAACCTGCCGAACGTGCTGCACCTGATTTGCGGTGAAACCGTGACCAACAAGGTGGGCAACGGTAACGGGTGGCTCGCGAAGCGTCTGAAGGATGAGAAGGATGACGCGAAGCTGCTCGACGAACTCTTTCTGCGTGCCTACGCGCGCAAGGCGAGCGCAGAGGAAACAGCGAAGGTCACCGAACTCTTGAAGGACAAGGACACTTCCCGCGACGAACTCTACCGCGACGTGTTCTGGGCGCTGCTCAACAGCAAAGAGTTCTTGTTCAACCGGTGA
- a CDS encoding type II toxin-antitoxin system VapC family toxin — MKYLLDTNACVQCLRAKGSLLVKHRLGTHPPSDVVVCSIVVGELCYGAAKSRNPAAEVSRVDAFLGPYQSLPFDDTTARRYAELRAILEAQGLPIADLDLMIAAIALVNGLTLVTHNTTDFARIQGLALEDWELP, encoded by the coding sequence ATGAAGTATCTTCTCGACACGAACGCTTGCGTCCAGTGTCTGCGGGCCAAGGGGAGTCTGCTTGTTAAGCATCGGCTCGGCACTCACCCACCGTCCGATGTGGTAGTTTGCTCGATCGTTGTGGGAGAATTGTGTTACGGTGCGGCCAAGAGCCGCAATCCCGCTGCGGAAGTGAGCCGCGTCGATGCGTTCTTGGGGCCGTACCAGAGCTTGCCCTTCGATGACACCACAGCTCGCCGCTACGCCGAACTCCGTGCGATTCTTGAAGCGCAAGGGCTGCCGATTGCGGACCTCGACCTGATGATCGCGGCAATCGCCCTCGTCAACGGGTTAACGCTCGTAACCCACAACACGACCGATTTCGCGCGGATACAGGGACTGGCTCTTGAGGACTGGGAACTTCCGTAA
- a CDS encoding helix-hairpin-helix domain-containing protein — MLTNQDIAQRLREHANELARAGNNLYRVRAFRSAAMAVLGLPADVTELLASGGPRELERVPGIGKSLATTIAGYLTAPAPTESGIAV, encoded by the coding sequence ATGTTAACCAACCAGGACATTGCCCAACGACTGCGCGAACACGCCAACGAACTGGCGCGGGCGGGGAACAACCTCTACCGCGTGCGTGCATTCCGCTCGGCAGCGATGGCCGTTCTCGGCCTACCCGCGGACGTGACCGAGCTCCTCGCGAGCGGCGGTCCCCGCGAACTCGAGCGCGTGCCGGGGATCGGCAAGAGCCTCGCGACCACCATCGCGGGCTACTTGACCGCACCCGCTCCGACCGAGAGCGGCATCGCGGTTTGA
- a CDS encoding N-acetylglucosamine-6-phosphate deacetylase: MILHARHYATNEPVAVTVARGCIAGVSASDREPSSWIAPALFDPQINGCLGISFNSPALAPEQVRTVATVCREHGIGAFAPTLVTNSFEALHHGFATLAGALDTDPELARIMPCFHLEGPYLSGEDGPRGAHPREHTRDPDWDEFRRWQDAAGGRIRMVTLAPERAGALALIEKLAAADVVVAIGHTAASGQQIRDAVNAGARTSTHLGNGCHAVLPRHDNYIWEQLACDDLWASMITDGHHLPATLVKCFSRVKGADRLLITSDVGSLAGMPPGKYREWGTDLEVLPSGKIVVAGTPFLAGSGHFTDVCVSNVIRMTGMSLKDAIDLASAQPRKLLGLPVTKIEAGQPASLMLFDWVSGGEVTVREML, encoded by the coding sequence ATGATCCTTCACGCCCGCCATTACGCCACGAACGAGCCGGTCGCCGTAACGGTCGCCCGCGGGTGCATCGCGGGCGTGAGTGCGTCCGACCGGGAGCCGAGTTCGTGGATCGCCCCCGCGCTCTTCGACCCGCAAATCAACGGGTGCCTCGGCATCAGCTTTAACTCGCCCGCGCTCGCGCCCGAACAGGTGCGCACGGTGGCGACCGTGTGCCGCGAGCACGGCATCGGCGCGTTCGCGCCCACGCTCGTCACGAACAGCTTCGAGGCGCTGCACCACGGGTTCGCCACCCTCGCCGGGGCACTCGACACGGACCCCGAACTCGCGCGAATCATGCCGTGTTTCCACCTGGAAGGGCCGTACCTGTCCGGCGAAGACGGCCCGCGCGGCGCGCACCCCCGGGAGCACACACGCGACCCGGACTGGGACGAGTTCCGCCGCTGGCAGGACGCGGCCGGCGGGCGGATTCGCATGGTCACGCTCGCGCCCGAGCGCGCGGGGGCACTCGCGCTCATCGAGAAACTCGCCGCGGCGGACGTGGTCGTCGCGATCGGCCACACGGCCGCGTCCGGCCAGCAAATCCGCGATGCAGTAAACGCGGGTGCGCGCACGAGCACGCACCTCGGCAACGGGTGCCACGCGGTTCTCCCGCGGCACGATAACTACATCTGGGAACAGCTCGCGTGTGACGACTTGTGGGCGAGCATGATTACGGACGGCCACCACCTGCCCGCGACGCTGGTGAAGTGCTTCAGCCGCGTAAAGGGCGCGGACCGGTTACTGATTACGTCCGATGTGGGTAGTTTGGCCGGGATGCCCCCCGGGAAGTACCGCGAGTGGGGCACGGACCTGGAAGTGCTCCCGTCGGGCAAAATCGTGGTCGCCGGGACGCCGTTCCTGGCCGGCAGCGGGCACTTCACCGACGTGTGCGTGTCTAACGTGATTCGTATGACCGGCATGAGCCTGAAGGACGCGATCGACCTGGCATCCGCTCAGCCGCGAAAGCTCCTCGGGCTACCGGTAACGAAAATCGAAGCGGGACAGCCCGCGTCCCTGATGCTCTTCGACTGGGTGTCGGGCGGCGAGGTGACCGTGCGCGAGATGCTTTAA
- a CDS encoding serine/threonine-protein kinase, translating to MATPATTAREYRTLLAKSKLLPPEEVEAQYRQWQQERPGSDDRVDSFRRFLVARKCLTDYQAALLQRGRSDGFFLGGYKILDRIGKGQMGGVYKAVHNFGQLVALKILPASKAKNPHTLGRFQREARLLTQLDHPNVVRAYQVGESSGVHYIAMEVLEGETLGEALERRKQLPWAEAARLMRQVLDGLQHLHDRRTVHRDLKPTNIMLVPEPVKGKPDTTWDATAKILDVGLGRELFDDEIPEGQIDTQLTQEGSVLGTPDYLAPEQAKDARSADIRADIYSAGCVLYHCVTGRTPFPDANIMAQILKHATEKPAPLGSIVPDLPAGFQQVVDRFMAKAPNERFQTPAEAAAALKPFDTGGAPAAPSKIAPAYKDWLASESQLEMPKEILQDTIVRPHAAVPAKAAGPAISATSKSSPGKAVPAPKSGTTSLPAKPAPARPAPVPVPAPLPLPVPIPIPAVEEVDVELVTEPMGAPLARPVPVPPVRPLWQPDRRDWIMLAAGATGVLSAVGIGYGLARALRRKSEPTEEEK from the coding sequence ATGGCCACACCCGCCACGACCGCCCGCGAGTACCGCACGCTGCTCGCGAAGAGCAAATTGCTCCCGCCGGAGGAGGTGGAGGCGCAGTACCGGCAGTGGCAGCAGGAGCGCCCCGGATCGGACGACCGCGTGGACTCGTTCCGCCGGTTCCTCGTCGCGCGGAAGTGCCTCACGGATTACCAGGCGGCGCTCCTCCAGCGCGGGCGCTCGGACGGGTTCTTCCTGGGCGGCTACAAGATCCTCGATCGCATCGGCAAGGGGCAGATGGGCGGCGTGTACAAGGCCGTTCACAACTTCGGGCAACTCGTCGCACTCAAGATCCTGCCCGCGTCGAAGGCGAAGAACCCGCACACGCTGGGGCGGTTCCAGCGCGAGGCCCGGCTGCTCACGCAACTCGATCACCCCAACGTGGTCCGCGCCTACCAGGTCGGCGAGAGCTCCGGCGTTCACTACATCGCGATGGAGGTCCTGGAGGGCGAGACGCTCGGCGAGGCGCTGGAGCGCCGGAAACAGTTGCCGTGGGCCGAGGCCGCGCGGCTGATGCGCCAGGTGCTCGACGGGCTCCAGCACTTGCACGACCGGCGCACGGTCCACCGCGACCTGAAGCCCACCAACATTATGCTCGTCCCGGAGCCGGTGAAGGGGAAGCCCGACACCACCTGGGACGCGACCGCGAAGATTCTGGACGTCGGGCTCGGGCGCGAACTGTTCGACGACGAGATACCGGAAGGGCAGATCGATACGCAACTCACACAAGAAGGGTCGGTTCTGGGCACGCCGGACTACCTCGCGCCGGAGCAGGCGAAGGACGCGCGCTCGGCCGACATCCGGGCGGACATTTACAGCGCCGGGTGCGTGCTGTACCACTGCGTCACCGGGCGGACGCCGTTCCCCGATGCGAACATCATGGCGCAGATCCTCAAGCACGCGACCGAGAAGCCGGCGCCGCTCGGCTCGATCGTGCCCGATCTGCCCGCCGGGTTCCAGCAGGTGGTCGACCGGTTCATGGCCAAAGCGCCGAACGAGCGGTTCCAAACTCCGGCGGAAGCGGCCGCGGCATTGAAGCCGTTCGACACCGGCGGCGCCCCGGCCGCACCGTCGAAGATCGCGCCCGCTTACAAGGACTGGCTGGCGAGCGAATCGCAATTGGAAATGCCGAAAGAGATTCTTCAGGACACGATCGTAAGGCCCCACGCAGCGGTCCCCGCGAAAGCCGCCGGCCCCGCAATAAGTGCTACCTCAAAGTCGTCCCCCGGTAAAGCCGTACCCGCTCCCAAGAGTGGTACGACATCGCTTCCGGCCAAGCCCGCTCCCGCGCGCCCGGCCCCCGTGCCCGTGCCGGCACCACTGCCGCTGCCCGTTCCTATCCCCATCCCGGCGGTTGAAGAAGTCGATGTCGAACTCGTGACAGAGCCGATGGGGGCGCCCCTCGCGCGGCCCGTGCCGGTCCCTCCCGTGCGCCCGCTCTGGCAACCGGACCGACGCGACTGGATCATGCTCGCTGCGGGGGCGACGGGGGTGCTGTCCGCGGTCGGGATCGGCTACGGTCTGGCCCGCGCGCTTCGCCGGAAATCGGAGCCGACGGAAGAAGAGAAGTGA
- a CDS encoding metal-dependent hydrolase: MAGFRTHITVSSALGIAYGGIAVQPVGYTTEAGILAAGVTAVGGMLPDLDSDSGIPVREMFGLMAAVVPLMLVPRLLHAGVSREGILATLLFGYLFIRYFVANLFKQLTVHRGMYHSIPAMLIAGLCAYLAYPDRGVRILLGLGVMVGFLSHLVLDEIYSVDWRGLKPKLKSSAGSAVKFGSSSIPATATCYLILGGLVYLAYLDFQKKGGDLGW; this comes from the coding sequence GTGGCCGGATTTCGCACACACATCACGGTGTCGAGCGCACTGGGCATCGCCTACGGCGGTATCGCCGTGCAGCCGGTGGGGTACACGACCGAGGCCGGTATTCTCGCCGCCGGTGTTACGGCCGTCGGCGGGATGCTGCCGGACCTCGACAGTGATTCGGGGATCCCGGTGCGCGAGATGTTCGGACTGATGGCGGCGGTCGTGCCGCTGATGCTCGTCCCGCGGCTCCTGCACGCGGGCGTCTCGCGCGAGGGCATCCTCGCGACGCTCCTCTTCGGCTACCTCTTCATCCGCTACTTCGTGGCGAACCTGTTCAAGCAGCTCACGGTTCACCGCGGGATGTACCACAGCATCCCGGCGATGCTCATCGCGGGCTTGTGCGCCTACCTCGCCTACCCGGATCGCGGCGTGCGCATCCTCCTGGGCCTCGGCGTGATGGTCGGGTTCCTGTCGCACCTGGTTCTGGACGAAATTTATTCGGTGGACTGGCGCGGGCTGAAGCCGAAGTTGAAGTCCTCGGCGGGAAGTGCCGTGAAGTTCGGCTCGTCGTCGATCCCCGCGACCGCGACGTGTTACCTCATCCTCGGCGGGCTGGTCTACCTCGCGTACCTCGACTTCCAGAAGAAGGGCGGCGACCTGGGGTGGTGA
- a CDS encoding serine/threonine-protein kinase — MLGARVGNWFVEVEIGRGPLGVVYRARGFDEPERFAAVKVFTEVRDPAAVQRISAELLPLQRLDHANIAKALDCGTHGGLAFVATEFIDGTDCAKRLESGRLPWREVLSVAVQAARALKHAHNRNVLHRDLKPAHLVLTDDGTLKVLAFGLAKVFPPPPGHSPAIGSSAYLPPEAASGKPLTRRSDLYSLGGVLYTLATGRPPFSAGSVVELMHKQCYTLPERPALLVNDLPPEVDEFICTLLDKNPARRPGTAGALLEELERIRGKLERKGEKLTWPMKLTPDTAEMAALPAALGGVGEGAEAQPETRPLFKRPAIVIPLFLLVVAALVLPFAWPSPSADELFSSARPLIESENPDDWDAAEKYLEPLARKYPDRYKDEVADARRKVKDRRELRRAIGDGAKADPRTDAARGYLRGLRLAQIGEHAQARAAWDGVVTAFGPVKSEARWVELARAGLALLAQPGAQVPHQLLDREPVRAALERAKELDTQGRGAEARAIRDALLALAEGDPVVRQMVEDARKK; from the coding sequence ATGCTCGGAGCGCGCGTCGGCAACTGGTTCGTGGAAGTGGAGATCGGGCGGGGGCCGCTCGGCGTGGTGTACCGCGCGCGCGGGTTCGACGAGCCCGAGCGCTTCGCCGCGGTCAAGGTGTTTACCGAGGTCCGCGACCCGGCCGCGGTGCAGCGCATCTCGGCGGAATTGCTGCCGCTCCAGCGCCTGGACCACGCGAACATTGCCAAGGCGCTCGATTGCGGGACGCACGGCGGGTTGGCGTTCGTCGCCACGGAGTTCATCGACGGCACCGACTGCGCGAAGCGCCTCGAATCCGGGCGCTTGCCGTGGCGCGAGGTGCTCAGTGTCGCGGTGCAAGCGGCCCGTGCCCTCAAACACGCTCACAACCGCAACGTGTTGCACCGCGACCTCAAGCCCGCGCACCTCGTTCTAACGGACGACGGTACGCTGAAGGTTCTCGCGTTCGGGCTCGCGAAGGTGTTCCCCCCTCCGCCCGGCCACAGTCCCGCGATCGGGTCGTCGGCTTACCTGCCGCCCGAAGCCGCGAGCGGGAAGCCACTGACCCGGCGCAGCGATTTGTATTCGCTCGGCGGCGTGCTTTACACTCTCGCCACCGGTCGGCCGCCGTTCTCCGCGGGGTCCGTTGTCGAGCTGATGCACAAGCAGTGTTACACGCTCCCCGAGCGCCCGGCGCTGCTCGTGAACGATCTGCCACCGGAAGTAGACGAGTTCATTTGCACGCTGTTGGACAAGAACCCGGCGCGCCGACCCGGTACCGCGGGGGCACTTCTCGAAGAACTCGAGCGGATTCGCGGGAAATTGGAACGCAAGGGCGAAAAGCTGACGTGGCCCATGAAGCTCACGCCCGATACCGCGGAAATGGCGGCACTGCCCGCGGCCCTCGGCGGGGTCGGTGAGGGAGCGGAGGCGCAACCGGAAACGCGGCCGCTGTTCAAGCGCCCGGCGATCGTGATCCCGTTGTTCTTGCTGGTGGTCGCGGCCCTCGTGCTGCCGTTCGCGTGGCCGTCCCCGTCGGCCGACGAGCTGTTCAGCTCCGCGCGACCGCTAATCGAATCGGAGAACCCGGACGACTGGGACGCGGCGGAGAAGTACCTGGAACCGCTTGCGCGGAAGTACCCCGACCGGTATAAGGACGAGGTCGCGGACGCGCGGCGGAAGGTCAAGGACCGGCGCGAGCTCCGGCGCGCGATCGGCGACGGCGCGAAGGCCGATCCGCGCACGGATGCCGCACGCGGCTACCTGCGCGGGTTGCGGCTCGCTCAGATCGGCGAGCACGCACAAGCGCGGGCCGCATGGGACGGGGTCGTGACCGCGTTCGGTCCGGTGAAGAGTGAGGCGCGCTGGGTGGAACTGGCCCGTGCGGGGCTGGCGCTCCTGGCCCAACCGGGCGCCCAAGTGCCGCACCAGCTGCTCGACCGCGAGCCGGTGCGCGCAGCGCTCGAACGCGCGAAGGAGCTCGACACACAGGGCCGCGGGGCGGAGGCCCGTGCGATCCGGGACGCGCTGCTCGCGCTCGCCGAGGGCGACCCGGTCGTGCGTCAGATGGTCGAAGACGCCCGGAAGAAGTGA